The Kribbella jejuensis region GCGGAGGCGGCGCAGGCGGGCGACAAGAACGCGATGGACGACCTGCTCCGGCAGGTGTATCCGCGCGTCCTGCGGATCTGCCGGAGCGTCCTGCCGTACTCCGCCGACGCGGAGGACGCGGCGCAGGAGGCCCTGCTGAACATCGCGACCAAGATCAACACGTACTCCGGTCGCAGCAGCTTCTCCACCTGGGTGCACTCCGTCGCGGCCAACTCCGCCCGCTCGACCTATCGCAAGCTCAAGCGCTCCGCACAGGCCGCCCATAACCCGGAGCAGATGGAGAAGCCCGACCCGCGCACCACCAGCGTGATCGCCGGCACCCGTCTCGACCTGCTGGAGGCGCTGGAAACCCTCGAGCGGGACCGGCCACAGATGGTCACCCCGCTGGTCCTGCGGGACGTCTACGGCCTGTCCTACGAGGAGATCGCGGCCGAGGTCGGCGCCCCGCTCGGCACCGTGAAGTCGCGGATCCACGACGCCCGCGAGGTCGTCCGCCCGCTGCTGCGCCCGAAGGACTAGACCGATTGAGCCTGGTGCGGGCATACCCTCGCGGTTATGTCCGCCCGGGGGTTGCTGCGCAACGGTGATTATCTGAAGTTGCTGACCGGCCAAACGGTCAGCTCCATGGGCTCCGCGATGAGCTCGTTCGTCTTCACCCTGCTCGGCCTGGCCATCACCGGCTCTCGCACCGCTCGGCGGCCTGCTGTTCTCGATCAGCCGGGCGCTCCCGATCGCGGCCGACGCGGTGTCGTACCTGGTGATGGCGGTCATGCTGACGACGATCCGGCACCGGCTGCCCGCCGCCGCGCCCGAGGGCGGTACGCACGAACCGATCCTGAAGGCGATCCGCTCGGGACTGTCCTGGCTGTTGCGCCAGCGCGACCTGCGGACCATCGCCGTCACCGCGACGCTGCTCAACTTCGCGGCGAACGGCACCATCCTGGTGCTGATCCTGAGCATGCAGCAGCGCGGCGTCCGGCCGTCGGTGATCGGGCTGCTGGAGACCGCGATGGGCGTCGGCGGCCTGGCCGGCGCGTTCGCGGCGCCCCGGCTGCTCGCCCGGTACAGCGCCGGCAAGATCACCATTCTCGGCGCGTGGATCGTGGCCGTGACGTTCGCGGCGACGGCCCTGAGTACCCTCCCCGCCGTACTGATCGCGCTGCCGGCGGCCGCCGTGTTCCTGCTGCCCGCGCTGAACTCGGGCCTGTTCGGCTACCAGATGCTGATCACCCCGGACCAGTTGCAGGGTCGCGCGCAGAGCGCCTTCATGTTCATGTCCAACACCGCGGGTCCGCTGGCACCGTTCCTCGGCGGGGTCTTCCTGGCGGCGCTGGGCGCGCGGACCGCGCTGCTGGTGTTCGGCGCGCTGCTCGGCGTCGGCGCCGTCCTGCTCACCGCGAGCAAGCCGATCCGGACGATCCCGTTGCTCTCCGAAGTCGAGGCGGCCTGAATCGAGGGCTCCCGTTCCGGGCGGCGGTGTGCTCAGATGGTGGGCATGAAGAAGCTCATCAACGACCCTGCCGATGTTGTGAGTGAAGCGCTGCGCGGGATGGCGGCGGCGCACCCCGACCGGCTCCGGGTGGACCTGGAGAACCGGATCGTCTACCGCAAGGACGCCCCGAGACCCGGAAAGGTCGGGCTGATCTCCGGCGGCGGGTCGGGGCACGAGCCGATGCACGGCGGGTTCGTCGGGGTCGGCATGCTGGACGCGGCCTGCGCGGGTGAGGTCTTCACCTCGCCGGTGCCGGATCAGATGATGGCCGCCACGAAGGCCGTCGACTCGGGCGCCGGCGTGCTGCACATCGTGAAGAACTACACCGGCGACGTGATGAACTTCGAGATGGCCGCCGAGCTGGCCGCGGCCGACGCCGGTACCGAGGTGCTGTCGGTGGTGACCAACGACGACGTCGCCGTCCAGGACAGCCTGTACACGGCCGGCCGGCGCGGCGTCGGCGTGACCGTCCTGCTGGAGAAGATTGTCGGCGCCGCCGCCGAGGAAGGCCGCCCGCTGCAGGAGGTCGCGGATCTCGCCAAGCGCGTGAACGACAACGGCCGCAGCATGGGCATGGCGCTCACGTCGTGCACGGTCCCGGCCGCCGGCAAGCCGACGTTCGACCTCGCCGAGAACGAGATGGAGGTCGGCATCGGCATCCACGGCGAGCCCGGCCGGCAACGGTTGCCGCTGGCACCGGCCCGCGAGATCGCCGAACTGCTGGTCGATCCGGTGGTGTCGGACCTGCCTTACCAGCAAGGCGATTCGGTGATTGCCTTCGTCAACGGCATGGGCGGTACGCCGCTGATCGAGCTGTACGTGATGTACAACGAGGTCGCCCAGCTGCTCGACCGCGCCGGTATCACCGTCGCCCGCTCACTGGTCGGCAACTACATCACCTCGCTCGAGATGGCCGGCTGCTCGGTCACCCTGCTCAAGGCGGACGACGAACTGGTACGCCTCTGGGACGCCCCGGTGAACACCCCCGGCCTACGCTGGGGCGCGTGAGCATGGGAGTGGATTCCTTCGTCAACTGGTTGCGGGACGTTGCCGGTTCGCTGCACGAGAACGCGGCGTACCTGACCGAGCTGGACTCGGCGATCGGGGACGCCGATCACGGCGCGAACATGGACCGTGGGTTCCAGGCAGTGGTCGCGCTGCTGGACGAGACGTCGTTCGAGAGCGCCGACGAGCTGCTGAAGAAGGCCGGGATGACGCTGGTCAGCAAGGTCGGCGGAGCAAGCGGGCCACTGTACGGGACGTTCTTCCTGCGGTTCGGAACCGCACTGGCCGGGGCCGACCTGACGCCGGAGACGATCGGCAAGGGCCTGCACGCCGGCGTCGACGGCGTCCTCGCGCGCGGCAAGGCCGAACTCGGGGACAAGACGATGTACGACGCCTGGGCCCCGGCGCTGACGGCGTACGACGACGCGGTCGCAGGCGGAGCTGACCTCGGTACGGCGCTGACCGCGGCGGCGGAGGCGGCCGCGAAGGGGCGGGACGCGACCACGCCGCTGGTCGCCCGGAAGGGGCGGGCGAGCTACCTGGGCGAGCGCAGCGCCGGTCACCAGGATCCGGGCGCGACGAGTACGACGCTGATCTTGGAGTCGGCGGCCCGCACACTCGCATGATCGGGATCGTGGTGGTGTCGCACAGCCGCGCGCTGGCCGATGCGGCGGTCGGACTGGCCTCGGAGATGGTTGCCGAGGACAAGCGTCCGGTGATCGCGGTCGCGGCCGGGCTGGACGCGACGACGTTCGGGACCGATGCGATGGCGGTGTCGGAGGCGCTCGGGGTCGCGGATAGTCCGGACGGGGTGCTGGTCCTGCTGGACCTCGGGTCGGCGGTGTTGAGCGCCGAGATGGCGCTGGAGTTCGTGGATCCCGAGGTTGCCTCACGGGTGCGGTTGACCAGCGCGCCGTTGGTCGAGGGGCTGGTGGCGGCTGTGGTCACGGCTTCTACTGGTGCGTCGCTGGATGCGGTGGCGGCAGAGGCTGCTCGTGGGTTGGCGGGTAAGCAGGACCATCTCGGCGATGTCGGGGTTGTTGCGGCGCCGGTGGCTGCGGGTGATCGCAGTCTTGAGGTGGTCGTTGGGAACGAGCACGGGCTGCATGCACGGCCGGCAGCGCGATTGGTTGCTGTGGTCAACGGTTTCGATGCCGCGGTGACGCTGACCGATCTGGACACCGGCAAGGGGCCGGTGGATGCGGGCAGTTTGAGCATGGTCGCAACCTTGAACGCCCAGCAGGGACATCGATTGCGGGTCGGTGCGAGCGGTCCGCAGGCTGACGAGGCCCTGGCGGCGGTCGAGGCCCTGGCCGCCGACAACTTCGGTGATGCTGTAGTGCAGAAGGCCGCCGTAGCGTTGGCCGGCGGGTCGGGGCTCGATGTGGCGATCGGTCCGGCGGTGCTTTCCGGTGCCGAGGTCAGCCTCGACAGTTATGTTGCCGGAGACAACGAGCAGGCCCGGCTGGACACTGCCGTCGAAACCGCCGCCGCCGAGTTGCGCACCCTGCGCGACACCACCGACGCGCACGGCGCCATCTTCGACGCCCACCTCGCGCTGCTCACCGACCGCAAACTCCTGGACGAGATCCGCGCGACACTCGTCGACGGCACATCAGCCCCCGTCGCCTGGAAACAAACGTACGACGCCCTGGCCACCACCTTCGAAGCCCTCGACGACCCCTACCAACGCGAACGCGCCCAAGACGTACGGGCCGTACGGGACCGGGTCCTGCGACTATTGGTCGGCGTCACCGAAGAGCCACCCGCTGACGGAATCCTCGTCGTACCCGAGCTGGATGCGGCCACGGCCGCCACCCTGGACGCGACGAAGGTCGCGGGAGTTGCCGTGCGGGCAGCCGGGACTACCGGGCACGGAGTGATTGTGGCTCGGTCTCGGGGGATTCCTCTGATTGCCGGGATCGGGGACGTCGAAGTGCCTGTCGGCGAGATGGTGGCGTTCGACGCTCGGGCCGGTTCGTTCGAGGTTGCGCCGGATGCGGACGCCGTACGCGCCACGATCGCGGAGCGACTGGGCGAGCGGGAGCGGGCGGTCGCGGAAGCCTCGGAGCCGGCGATCACGCGGGACGGCAAGCATCTCCACGTGCTGGTGAACGTCGGAGTCGTGCAGGACGCCGTCGAGGCGCGAGGGGCGGACGGGTCCGGGCTGGTGCGGACCGAGGTGCTGTTCGGGGAGTGGCGTGCGGCGCCGACCGTCGGCGAGCAGGTCGACGCGTTCCGGGCGATCGCGCGGGCCCTCGACGGCAAGCCGATCACGATCCGGACCTGGGACGTCGGCGGTGACAAGCCGCTTCCGTTCCTCCCGCAGGACCGGGAGCCGAACCCGTTCCTCGGCGAACGCGGTATCCGGG contains the following coding sequences:
- the dhaK gene encoding dihydroxyacetone kinase subunit DhaK, coding for MKKLINDPADVVSEALRGMAAAHPDRLRVDLENRIVYRKDAPRPGKVGLISGGGSGHEPMHGGFVGVGMLDAACAGEVFTSPVPDQMMAATKAVDSGAGVLHIVKNYTGDVMNFEMAAELAAADAGTEVLSVVTNDDVAVQDSLYTAGRRGVGVTVLLEKIVGAAAEEGRPLQEVADLAKRVNDNGRSMGMALTSCTVPAAGKPTFDLAENEMEVGIGIHGEPGRQRLPLAPAREIAELLVDPVVSDLPYQQGDSVIAFVNGMGGTPLIELYVMYNEVAQLLDRAGITVARSLVGNYITSLEMAGCSVTLLKADDELVRLWDAPVNTPGLRWGA
- the ptsP gene encoding phosphoenolpyruvate--protein phosphotransferase, which produces MVVGNEHGLHARPAARLVAVVNGFDAAVTLTDLDTGKGPVDAGSLSMVATLNAQQGHRLRVGASGPQADEALAAVEALAADNFGDAVVQKAAVALAGGSGLDVAIGPAVLSGAEVSLDSYVAGDNEQARLDTAVETAAAELRTLRDTTDAHGAIFDAHLALLTDRKLLDEIRATLVDGTSAPVAWKQTYDALATTFEALDDPYQRERAQDVRAVRDRVLRLLVGVTEEPPADGILVVPELDAATAATLDATKVAGVAVRAAGTTGHGVIVARSRGIPLIAGIGDVEVPVGEMVAFDARAGSFEVAPDADAVRATIAERLGERERAVAEASEPAITRDGKHLHVLVNVGVVQDAVEARGADGSGLVRTEVLFGEWRAAPTVGEQVDAFRAIARALDGKPITIRTWDVGGDKPLPFLPQDREPNPFLGERGIRVFRRRPELLRDQLDAIRRTAAETPVHVMFPMVTTADEVAWALEELGPRDNLEVGIMVEVPAAALRVHTLARDLDFVSIGTNDLTQYTTAADRTNAAVAPLADGLDPAVLQLISHVVQNAGVRVAVCGDLASDPQAAVLLAALGVTELSAIGPQVPLVKAALRQTDLSQIDTAAALAARDAAQVRGLL
- a CDS encoding MFS transporter, whose translation is MFSISRALPIAADAVSYLVMAVMLTTIRHRLPAAAPEGGTHEPILKAIRSGLSWLLRQRDLRTIAVTATLLNFAANGTILVLILSMQQRGVRPSVIGLLETAMGVGGLAGAFAAPRLLARYSAGKITILGAWIVAVTFAATALSTLPAVLIALPAAAVFLLPALNSGLFGYQMLITPDQLQGRAQSAFMFMSNTAGPLAPFLGGVFLAALGARTALLVFGALLGVGAVLLTASKPIRTIPLLSEVEAA
- the dhaL gene encoding dihydroxyacetone kinase subunit DhaL; the protein is MGVDSFVNWLRDVAGSLHENAAYLTELDSAIGDADHGANMDRGFQAVVALLDETSFESADELLKKAGMTLVSKVGGASGPLYGTFFLRFGTALAGADLTPETIGKGLHAGVDGVLARGKAELGDKTMYDAWAPALTAYDDAVAGGADLGTALTAAAEAAAKGRDATTPLVARKGRASYLGERSAGHQDPGATSTTLILESAARTLA
- a CDS encoding RNA polymerase sigma factor, translating into MSESTSPTDDLATLAEAAQAGDKNAMDDLLRQVYPRVLRICRSVLPYSADAEDAAQEALLNIATKINTYSGRSSFSTWVHSVAANSARSTYRKLKRSAQAAHNPEQMEKPDPRTTSVIAGTRLDLLEALETLERDRPQMVTPLVLRDVYGLSYEEIAAEVGAPLGTVKSRIHDAREVVRPLLRPKD